AGTACTCGTGGCTCTCAAGTATTTTCTACTTTGGCTGGCTCGGTTGGGCTATCCCATCGAACCTTTTGCTCCAACGTTCCCCACCAGCTTACTACCTGGCATTCAACATCTTCTTATGGGGCGCTTTCCTCATGTGCCAGGCAGCGGCTAAGAACTATGCGACCATTGCTGCCCTGCGAGTTATTTCGGGAGCTGCCGAGGCTATTGCCGATCCTTGGTGAGTGTCAGTGTTTAAGCTGCCAAGGTCCGAAATTAATGACGCTCGCAGTTTCATGTTAATTACCTCCATGTACTACACGAGGGAAGAGCAACCTTCAAGGATTTCATCTTGGTATGCTTTCAACGGTCTTGGTGTTGCTGGTGGCGGTCTCATCGGCTACGGAATTGGTAAGCTTGGATCTGTCTTTGGAATTGGAAGAAATTCTCACTGACTTTGGGCCGGTAGGTCAAATTAAGGGCGCGCTGGCCACGTGGCGCTACGAGTTCCTCATCGTCGGTGCTGTCTGTTCCTTCTGGGCCATCTGTCTCGGTGTCTACCTTCCAAACTCACCAGTGTCATTCCGCGGCTTCTCGCGAGACGAAAGGGTGTTGATGATTGCACgaatgaggaagaaccAGACTGGTATTGAAAGCAAGACAATTAAGTGGGACCAGATCGTGGAGGCAATGACCGATTACAAGACTGTAGGTCACttgaaaaacaaaagggGTGATCCGTTCTGATGTCCTGTTTAGTACAtgtttttgcttttgggATTGCTTGGTATGTTTTCTCCCAGTCGCGCATTGGAATTTGGTGGCTGACTCTCTCATTTACAGGTAACATCCCCAACGGATATGTCTTTTCCATTCAACTCGTCGCTACAATGTGCTGATTCATTACTATACAGGTATTAGCAACTTCTCTACTCTTGTCATCAAGGGACTTGGCTTCGGTGAGTTGGATCGGATTTACCTAAGCAGAAACATGGCTAACAGTTGATTGTTCGCAGGCACTCTTGAAACCGCTCTTCTTGGTATCCCTCAAGGTGTTCTGGTCATGATCTGGATCGGTGCCGGTGCCATTATCAACGGTCGTCTCCCCAAGAACTCTCGAACATATGTCTGCGCATTGTTCATGCTGCCCACCATCGCCGGTTCTCTTGGTTTCTTGTTGGCTCCCGCGAATGCGTATGTTGGAAGATTGATCTGCTTGTAAGTGTTTTCTGTTACTGAAACGGGAGAGTCGAGGGCTGATCTATGGACTCATCAAGCTACCTTACCGGCTCATACCAAGCATCCTTTGTGCTCTCACTTTCTCTTATCACTTCCAACACTGGTGGTCAGAGTAAGAAGATGATTGTATCTGGTATGATCTGGCTCGGAGCTTGTGTTGGTAACATTGCCGGCCCATTTGTGCGTACCATTCGCCATTTTTTTTGAGCAAGATCAATGTATTCTGACTTCTGGGCAGTTCTACAAGACCAATCAAGCACCCAAGTACACTCTTGGTATTGGTTCCATTCTCGTTTGCAACTGCCTCGAATTCCTCCTGTTCTTCGCTTTCCGATACGCCTTTATCTGGGagaacaggaagaaggagaaatTCAGGGAGAGCAGGGGTGCCGTCACCGAGGAAGAATTCAACGCGACAGCGTTCTCAAACTTGACTGATAAGCAGAACCCAAAGTGAGTAGCCAACTTGGGATTGTGTGGAAATGTCGGCTGATTTGATCATAGCTTCGAGTATGTCTATTAAGGATTTACTTGGTATACTGTGGTGGGTTTTGGCAGGGGGCCGATTCAACTTGAGATAGACGGAATAATCAACCGGAAATTCTCAAAGTTGTCGAATTTTTGGTTCCTTGGATCTGAGGTAGACATAATAATTGAGTGTCACGGAATCTATAGGCATGCATATTTTGTATGAGTATGAAGTCGCAGAAGTAATAATGCAGCAAGCTTGTTGTCctcaaaaaaagaaaaatagCTACTGGCCACCACATTGCAAACCTGAACCTCTCGATGATTTTCAACAGATACACAAGTGGATGCATTCAAGCGCTTGAGAAAATGTGGCTACTCATAGGTGACTCTGACTCATAGATTTCTCTCCTCAAAGTTGTTTTAATCGCGTAGCCTGGCAgtctccccttctcccaaaAGAGTCAGAGAGAGTACACATTCGTTCACAACGTCCTGTCTGGCCCCAAAACGGTCGTGTTAGCTCACGCGACCAGACCGACGAATcggcaaggaagggagCTCATAGCACCGATGGGGAATTGGGGACGCTGTAGGTTtgtagaaaaagaaaagaaaaagaagagagacgaGAATTTTAAGGCCGCGGAGTGGAGTTTGGAAAAGGAATATTCCGGGGAGGGTTTTGTGATTTTCTCCCGGGTGGTTTCGAAATCGAAATGGACCTTTCACCGCTGGCGACATCTGCAAAAACACAAAATCAGcaacatcttttcctctgcaTCTTCTCGCCCAGGTGGTCCTTTCCCGGTGCGTATACTGGCTGCTAATCACACAGACGCCGCTGACTGGTCACAGTCAGCatgtcctctcccttccctcaaCTCCTTCGTAGGGCCAACATTGCTACCTACGACCCTCTCATCTCACGTATCTACACCACCACTCCATCTTCCCAATCACGCCATTCCGACTGGGGTCTCAAATTCTCTATCCACAGAACCAAGGGCCCTCGTTATATAAAGTTCAACTCCCTCGACGCTGGTCCCGGTTTCGACTGTGACTGGCGTTCAGCCGAACGAGAAGCGAGGTTCATCCAAGCTTGGGGTAGTGGAAAGATCAGATGGTCACCAGAGCagaagcaaaggaagacTCACTATGCGACTAAATCCACCTCACCTTTCAGCATCAGCGAGAGCATGGTCGAGCCTTTGttgggaaagaaagaatgggTTAGGGATGTGGAGAGCATGAGCGAGGAAGACTTTGAAAAATACCTCGAGCGTATTCGGGCAGAGAGAAAGCAGTTTCTGCAACAACGTCTAGAACAGATGCCTGAGTCTACGCGACAAACGCTCGTCCATCCCGAGGACAAAACCCTTATCCATCTGTCAACTTCTGACAAACTCCCCGGGGACGCCGTACCTTCCCTCGAAAGCGCCATCTCCTCCGCCGAGCGAAgctccccatcctccacaaGAATCCTTTCTAGACCGCACCAACTTTACGGTCTTACCTATGCCAACCTTCCTGAAAGTGTTCAAGATTACAACCCTCTCACTTCTCTTCCCGGCCATACCCTTAACACAATTTCTAGGCATGACGCTGCCCAAGACAGTGTCGCCTCCCCTGCTAGGCGGGGAGGAAACAACCGTCCATGGATCGTGTCGTTGGGCGGTATTACAGGCAAAACCACACCTTCCCCCGAACATATTTCTTTCAAACCCAATGACTCTGTCATTGGTGTCGACTTTACTCGTCAAAAGTTAACAGATGGGAGGGGTACATTCAAACCCAGCCACGCTCAGATCAGGTCACCTCCCACCGTTTTAGCCCTGGCAGAAAGTGGCGCGGGTGCAagatggacgaggaagtggagaagtGGTGGTGCGTCTTCTACAGGTCCGCTCAACACCGTGCAGTTTGACTTGCATTTGTCGAACGCACCCGAGGACGGGTTGGAAATTGGGAGCAGGGAGTGGCTCGTGAATGCAGAAAAGCCGGCGACAGCGCGACCCAGCGACGTTCTTGGAGGATTGAAGCAGGCTAGAAgtgggaatggaagggcTTATTTGGAAGAACTGCAAAGAAAACAGGATGCTGGGAAAGCGGCGGCGAAGCAGGGCAGGAAAGACTCTTTGCAGAGTGTACAGAGATTGCTAGAGAGATTCAAGAAGTCACAGCCTGAGTGACAGTACTGTTGATCGGAGATGCATATACTGCATGTAGTTAGCTTCTTTCATTGTTTGATTCCCTATGCCGTACTCGCTGCATTCACTTTTTGCGTTTTGATTGATGTGTCTATGGCAAAACGATTGAAATAATGGGCATAACTGTCCGGTATTAGCACAAAAATAAAAGAGCCGGAAAATAATATCGGCGCAGACCGCGAAACGAAGATCCGTCAtaaacaacaacaaattcTGCAGACTTTGTTTTCAATTGTCAGTAACTCCCGTGATATAGCTACAAACCATTGCTATCGACAAAATTTGCCAGCTCGGATTTCTGGCATTTACACAACGTGCAGTAGCCTCGGAAACTGTCAAAAATACAAAACATCGACATGACTGTAGCTGCTAGCACAAGCAGCCAGCCACCGAACTCCGCTAAGCCCGAGCCTAGAGTGTCAAATTTCAATGACTCTTCAGACGACGATGAGGTTGAATCCACACCAAAGaccgaaaaaaagaaaaagaagaaggtcaaggatCTGGATGTCAATGGGGTAAATTCCCCTAAAAGCCCAAAAAAACGAAAGATTGGCGGGGCAAATGGAGATTTGGgcaaggcgaagaaggacggTGCTGAAgcgaggagaagggaagcgGAACGATTACTGGAGAAGCGTAAGGAACTCCCATTTTACCAAGGTATGCCTAAAGAGTAGTATTGGATCCCTTACGATGCTAAACTTCTATCAGGGAGACGGATGATCTTGGAAGAAATCATGGCAAATGATACTACAATAGTTGGTCCCCACTGTCGACTTCAACTGTTAACTCTGACACCCTAAAGATCCTAGGTGAAACAGGCTGTGGTAAATCCACACAACTTCCCCAACTCCTGCGCACTCACCCAATCTCGGTCAACCATTTCTCGCCTTCTTTGTCGGACCGTTTCCGAAAACCATCCATTGCCATCACCCAACCTCGACGTTTGCCGGCTATCGCATTGGCCAACAGAGTATCTCAGGAAATGGGTTGTCAAATAGGGGGAGAGGTAGGATACAGTGTGAGATTTGAGGATGTCACAAGCCGAGAGACCCGGGTGCGATATTTGACGGAAGGTGTGTTAATGAGGGAGTTAGCAGGGTCGGATCCCAAgtttcctccttccaaagAAGGACCCGACGATTTGATGAACGGGGAACGCGAAAATGGCTCAGATTCATCTGAGGGCCAAGGTCTCAACCTTCTACTCAACTATGACATTGTCATAATCGACGAAGCTCATGAGCGTACACTCAACACTGACTTCCTCTGTGGTGCTTTGAAGAGGGTCCAGCGGATACGTAAAAACATTGTTCGGCTGCAAGCCGAAGGAGAATCCcaggggaaggagaagattacaggcaagaagaaggttaaGGAATTGAAGCTAGTGATCATGAGTGCTACTCTTGATCCCACCAAGTTTAAGACATTCTTTGGAACGTAAGTAGCTTTACACATCGCACTGGATACCGCTAAATGAATTAGCGGCCGAGATGCGCTTTTAGTTAAGGGTCGAATGTACGAAGTGGCTACACAGCATGTACTCGAGCCTGTGGACGACTTTATCGAAGCCGCTGCTCGACAAGTCATGACAATACATTGCTCTCCAAATAGTCCTGGTGACATACTGGTATTTATGCCGGGTCAGTCCATGCCCCAGATCAGAGTGAAGTTGTTGCTGATTTCATTACAGGCTctgaggagattgagaattGTGTAGAGCTTCTCAAACGAGTTTCCAAGCAGCTTGCTCCTGGTTATTCTGCCCTTCaggttcttcctctgtaCGCCGCCTTACCGCCGACTGCGCAATCCAAGATCTTTGTTCCCACACCTCCCAACACAAGACGTATCATCGTAGCAACCAACATTGCCGAAACATCTATGACCATACCAGGTGTAGCATTTGTGATTGACAGTGGTTttaagaaggaaaaggaataTGTGTTTAGAAACGCTGGAGCTTTGGAACActtgagaaagaagggaatcAGTAAGGCTTCAGCATGGCAGAGGACTGGTCGAGCTGGACGAGAGGTTGGTTCGCTACCTCAGTTTGTCGAATATACATTAACGAAGATTTGTAGAGAGCTGGGCATTGTTATCGTCTTTTCACCCAAGATTTCTTCAACAGGATGCCTGAATTCGACGCTCCCGAAATCCAAAGATGTAACTTATCATCAGCTGTTTTGCAACTCATAGCAATGGGACAAAATCCCTTTGACTTTGAATATATTGATAACCCCGGTCGTGATTCCAGTGAGTTCAGTCGATTTCACCACAGTACGACCAATATCTAAAAGCCAACAGTCCTTGCGGCATTCCAAGAGCTTGTCGGCCTTTCcgctctttcttctcctacAACCATAACGCCTCTCGGTCTGCAAATGCTCCGATTCCCGCTCGACCCTCCTCACGCCCGTATCCTCCTTGCTGCCTTTGAGTATGGATGTCCCAACGAAATCATTgacatcatctcccttGTGAATGCTGGCGGTAATGTATTTATCGATCGGCCTAACGacagggaagaagctgcgCAGGCGCGACAAAAGTTTATTCATCGCGAAGGTGATCacttgacgatgatgaatgtTTTCAGGGCGTACATTGAGTTGAAGGAATCTAGGGCTTCTTCTCACAGCAACTTTTCCTCGCAGAGTTTAGTTGGCTGGTGTAAGGACAACCATGTCAACTCAAAAACCCTCGCTCAGGCGCTCAAGGTTCGCGATCAGCTCCGAGAGTTATCTGAGAGACTGGGGAAGGATTGGAAATCGAGTTGTGGGAGTGAATGGGGGATGGTTGGGAAGTCTTTGCTGCAAGGTTTGTTCATGAACACTGCGGTAATTCAAGCGGATGGCAGCTACAGACAGACAGCGGGTAGTTTGGTAAGCTGGAagttccttttttccttaGAGCCCAGAACTCATTCCTCGTATGGTAGACCGTTAAGATCCATCCTTCAAGTGTACTGATGAGCAAAAAAGTGCCTGCAATTTTATATGATGAACTCGTAAGCCAATATAGGACTTCGGGAGGGCGGGACCGCAGCTGACAGGTATGAATAGACTATTACCACTGCGTTTTACGCTCGAAACGTCTCTGCTTTTGAACAACATTGGCTTACAGAGGTACCGTGTTATGCGAAAGCTGGTACTAGTGTAGCTGCGCCCGTCGGAAAGGGCAGTCTGTAATATTTTGCATGAGAGACAAGAGGAGGCTCTTGGGTAGAAAGCTCGATAGCATAATTTGTTACATCACTGCAAATCTATCTTGGGTTAAATACATATTTGGCATACAATGAACAAAGCTATTTCAATACATGCATTGCCTCATACAATGTCTGATCTGTACATACTACGACAACTGGTCGTCGTCCCCCCATATGATTTCAACCCATCTCGTCCTCCCGCCGCTTCTGACAATATTCTCTATCCCGCGCtttgcctctttttctcgaTGGAGACCGTCATCCGTTGAACCAGGAAGGGCTGATATACCAAACGATCCAATCATCTGGTGCGATTGAAAGCCACGCATACCTAATTTCCTGAGTGAAGGCAAGTTTGTCTCGGCTGGATGGAGAAACGTTGTCAAtgtggagatgggaagaaggaaacgCCGGTGCGAAAGGTCCAGTACCTATAGTACCTTCATTAAGAATTCTTCTAACATATGGATTTTTGATAGTCGCTTACCTTTAAGACAATGAGCTTCCTCGCCAGTCTTATGAACCCCTTCTTGACGCTGTCCTCCCCCTTCTTGATACTAACCCCTGCCAATCCCAACTCTCTCAATCCCTTTGGTAGTATATCAACAAGTCCTTCAAGATCAGGTATTGTAGAGTATGCAATGTTGATAGATGTGAGGGATGATATCGATGGAATGCTCCGAAAAAATGtaagaggagaaggatgaagggtaAGAGGTAAGTGCATGAGGTGGAAGTCCAGATCCGGAGTGTCCCAGTCGGATTCATGTGTGttatctctttcctcgGATAGGTCGGGAGGCAGGTTATATAATATAGCTTTATATGAGCGGTCGGAAATGTGTTTGGACGCTTCTGGGAGGAGAGACGCAGCATCGATTAGGTCAGTTTTGAGATGCGGTTCCAGATAGGCCACTTGTTCGCGCAAAAGGCGGCCCATAGTGTATGTCTCATTCTCATGTTGTTcaatttcttctccatgtTCAGGCGCATAGATGACCgattcatcatccacataTCTCAAAAACACATCAAAGCAAAAGTCCAAAAGCCGGGGGACAGGCTTGTTCCTCTGTCTTGGTCGATGGGTGAATAGGGAAGACGCTTCTTCGAGTTGGGTTGCCGTAACAGGAGGGTAGTCCTGTGTTATCTGGGTCGTCAACTTTGGTCGGGAAGCTAGCCTTGTAGCAGCATGCCATGATGGAGGGGCCGCAGGTCCTGCCGTCGTTCGAGACGCCACCCAACGAGAGTGTTCAAATCGACGCAAGAGCTCTGCGCTGCCTTTGTCATTAGCCCCCCCTGTTTTCGGGTTTCACAggcaagaaaaaaaaaaaagaaaaagacatgCGGATGTACGGCACCATTATCAAGGTCCATGAGCAAGGTGGCATCTACGCCGCCCGAAGTGTTTGGGGACCATACATTTTCTCCGACGATATAGGGAGGGATGCCTCGAGGTCCTGGCCGTCTTCTTTGTGGTGTTGGCTGTGGCTGGCTCTGCTGCCGTATGTCTGATTGGGAGGAGTACAGGAGATGTTTGAATGTAGGAACGTGCTTTGGCATGAGGCACGGAGATGTGGGATGTTGAGATGCTGAGATGATGTAGATATATTCAACGTAATATTAGATAGCAGTCTCGCTGTGATAAATGGACGCtgaagagtggaggtgtTTTCAGTGGAGGCGGGGGGGTGGTTGTGAtatattttatttttgCCCCCATTTACACCTTGTATGCGCGAGGATTGCGTTCCGAAATTCACCCTTTCAATCCAGTCAGGCCATAAACGTCTTTCCACAGAAGACCGAAAACAAATTTAAGCCTATACAAAAATGTTCCCTCGCCCTGCCTCTATAACATCCGCCGTTTCCCAAGTCAGATCACAGCTTTTTGCCGGTCCTTCTTGTACGTTTTTACACATATTCTCTTCACATTCTTCTTATCGGCGGTTTGGCTAAAAGTCGGGTTGGTCGCTAATCATATACACGTTTTCATTAGCCCTTGCTTCTCAAATCCAAGTACGATGGGCCTCAAAAGCGGCTGGTGGAAAGTCTAAGAATGGTAGAGAATCTGCTGGTAGGAGATTAGGTGTCAAGCGATATGGCGGTAAGTCTgtgttctttttttcttttttttttcttttttttccttgacATTTACGTGCTCAATGCTCAACACTGAACGTGTACTGGTTAGACCAATACGTGACGCCTGGAACTATTATTGTGCGACAGCGAGGAGCCAATTTCCACCCGGGGCAAAACGTTGCTGTGGGCAAGGACTTTACCATTTACGCTCTTCAACCAGGCTACGTCAAGTTTTACCAACATCACCTTCCTTACCCGCATCTTTCACGATCTGACCAACCTGGTCCTCAGAATGTACCGCCAGTAAAGAGGCCGAGACAGTTTAGGCAGTTTGTGGGTATTGTGAGGGATAAGGAAGATAAGTTGCCTAGAGATGAGAGGGCTGTggggagggaaaggcggTTCTGGGGTTGgcccaaggagaagaaggttgaggtTGCGCCCGAGGCGGCTGTTGAGAGCGCTGCAGGTATCCAGGCGTAAGAGAGCTTGTTCAATGCATTTGATTTGATTTTCATGATTATGATTCGACTAGGggcaagggaagaagaagaagacgtgTTTGTCGAGGCGATGGGGATCGTATGGGACTGATGGAAAACGTCTTGACATCTAATCTAAAAAAGTATGCATATTCCAAAGCACAAGCCACGGATCGGTCAAATGTAATAAATATCAGAACCAAAAActctcttccaatctctACTCTCAACCCTATATAAAAGAGCCAAAGGAGAAaacacacacacacacacacagAAACGTATCTATATAAGAAAAAAGATCTAAATCTACCACCCAGGCATATTTCGGTAATGCTTGATCTGGATCGCTTCTTCAGAGTATGATCTAGGTTGCATGTGTTCCCAAATAGGGTCCACATCCGGTCCATCAAGGTCGCCCGCACCGTCCCAACCCCAGCACCACACTGACAATTTATATcagctttcctcttttttttttatagCTTGGGGGTAAGGTAACAACTTACCATACTCTGGTCCGGGGACAAACTCCAATTCCTCCGTTTCTTCAGGGGTGAA
This DNA window, taken from Cryptococcus deuterogattii R265 chromosome 3, complete sequence, encodes the following:
- a CDS encoding ATP-dependent RNA helicase prh1, producing the protein MTVAASTSSQPPNSAKPEPRVSNFNDSSDDDEVESTPKTEKKKKKKVKDLDVNGVNSPKSPKKRKIGGANGDLGKAKKDGAEARRREAERLLEKRKELPFYQGRRMILEEIMANDTTIILGETGCGKSTQLPQLLRTHPISVNHFSPSLSDRFRKPSIAITQPRRLPAIALANRVSQEMGCQIGGEVGYSVRFEDVTSRETRVRYLTEGVLMRELAGSDPKFPPSKEGPDDLMNGERENGSDSSEGQGLNLLLNYDIVIIDEAHERTLNTDFLCGALKRVQRIRKNIVRLQAEGESQGKEKITGKKKVKELKLVIMSATLDPTKFKTFFGTGRDALLVKGRMYEVATQHVLEPVDDFIEAAARQVMTIHCSPNSPGDILVFMPGSEEIENCVELLKRVSKQLAPGYSALQVLPLYAALPPTAQSKIFVPTPPNTRRIIVATNIAETSMTIPGVAFVIDSGFKKEKEYVFRNAGALEHLRKKGISKASAWQRTGRAGRERAGHCYRLFTQDFFNRMPEFDAPEIQRCNLSSAVLQLIAMGQNPFDFEYIDNPGRDSILAAFQELVGLSALSSPTTITPLGLQMLRFPLDPPHARILLAAFEYGCPNEIIDIISLVNAGGNVFIDRPNDREEAAQARQKFIHREGDHLTMMNVFRAYIELKESRASSHSNFSSQSLVGWCKDNHVNSKTLAQALKVRDQLRELSERLGKDWKSSCGSEWGMVGKSLLQGLFMNTAVIQADGSYRQTAGSLTVKIHPSSVLMSKKVPAILYDELTITTAFYARNVSAFEQHWLTEVPCYAKAGTSVAAPVGKGSL